In Pseudonocardia sp. C8, one genomic interval encodes:
- a CDS encoding alpha/beta fold hydrolase: MAFLEVEDGKRVYYEHHAADGRPVVLVHGWAANARCWDTTLLALRAAGHPVVTLEHRACGRSDKDFADTSIGAIAADVVALVEHLGLREPVLNGWSLGGAVVVEAGRRLGANLGGLVLTGGATPRYTAAEGWPYGGTPADVEGVLAGLAADRPGTFRAVADAVCVKPVGEPVVQSIWQAFLECGPGADATLRDLAHVDQREILPALSCPVLLLCGREDGFVPFDAVAASQSLFPDAHLVEFGGVGHAPFLEDGETYRSELLAFLSRTGR, from the coding sequence ATGGCGTTCCTCGAGGTGGAGGACGGCAAGCGGGTCTACTACGAGCACCACGCGGCCGACGGCAGGCCGGTCGTGCTCGTGCACGGCTGGGCGGCGAACGCGCGCTGCTGGGACACGACGCTGCTCGCGTTGCGCGCGGCCGGGCACCCGGTCGTCACGCTCGAGCACCGGGCGTGCGGCCGCTCCGACAAGGACTTCGCAGACACCTCGATCGGCGCGATCGCCGCTGACGTCGTCGCGCTGGTGGAGCACCTGGGCCTGCGCGAGCCGGTGCTGAACGGCTGGTCGCTGGGCGGTGCGGTGGTCGTGGAGGCCGGCCGGCGGCTGGGTGCGAACCTGGGCGGGCTGGTGCTGACCGGTGGTGCGACCCCGCGGTACACCGCCGCGGAGGGCTGGCCGTACGGGGGAACCCCCGCCGACGTCGAGGGCGTCCTCGCCGGGCTGGCCGCCGACCGGCCGGGGACCTTCCGCGCCGTCGCCGATGCGGTCTGCGTGAAGCCGGTCGGCGAGCCGGTCGTGCAGAGCATCTGGCAGGCCTTCCTGGAGTGCGGGCCGGGGGCCGACGCGACCCTGCGCGACCTCGCGCACGTCGACCAGCGGGAGATCCTGCCGGCGCTGAGCTGCCCGGTCCTGCTGCTGTGCGGGCGCGAGGACGGCTTCGTCCCGTTCGACGCGGTCGCGGCGTCCCAGTCCCTGTTCCCGGACGCGCACCTGGTGGAGTTCGGCGGTGTCGGCCATGCGCCGTTCCTGGAGGACGGCGAGACCTACCGGTCCGAGCTGCTGGCGTTCCTGTCCCGCACGGGCCGCTGA